Genomic DNA from Gemmatimonadales bacterium:
CCGTCGCGCTGGCCCCCAGCTCGGTGGCGTAGAACGGCAGCAGGGGGAGGATCATGGTGAGCCCCACCATGTCCACGAACGCCGTCACGAACAGCACCAACAGCCGGGCCATAGGTTGTGGTCTCCTGATTGGTGGCGAGTAGTATCGCACCATCACGTCGCGAAACGAAAGACGCCCGGAGAGCCGAAGCCGCCACGCGAGGCGTCCAGGTGGACGACGTCTCACACGGTGTGGTATTTGTATGCCTTGACAGCAATATAACCCTATAGGCATATTGCATTCATGGCCACCGCCCTGTTCGAGATCCTCGCCGAGCCGCATCGCCGCCGGATGCTCGACCTGCTGCGCGAGCAGGAGCACACCGTGGGCGAGCTGGTGGACGCGCTCGACATGAGCCAGCCCGCCGTGTCCAAGCACCTGCGTGTGCTGCGCGACGCCGGCCTGGTCGAGGCACGGGTCGATGCCCAGCGCCGCATCTACGCCCTGCGGCCCGAGCCGCTCGCCGACGTCGACGCGTGGCTCGCGCCCTACCGCAGATTCTGGCGCGGGAAGCTTGCCGCGCTCCAACGCCACCTCGCCAGCGATGGCTGACCCCTTCACCGGAGAGTACGACGTGACCAAGACGACCACCCCCACGAGCAGCGGCGATCGGATCGAGGAGCAGGTGCTGCTGCACGCCCCCCGCGCCCGCGTCTGGCGGGCACTGACGAGTGCCGACGAGCTGGGCGTCTGGTTCGGCGTGAACCTCGCCGGGGTCACCATCGCTCGCGGTGCCCACGTGGTGGGACACTTCACGATCCCGGGCTTCGAGCACATCAGGTTCGACGTGACGATCGAGGAGATGGTGTCCGAGCGGCGCTTCGCCTGGCGCTGGCACCCGCACGCCATCGACCCGACCGTCGATTACTCCGCGGAGCCGCGGACACTGGTCACGTTCACGCTGGAGGACGCGCCCGAGGGCGGCACGCTGCTCCGCGTGGTGGAATCCGGCTTCGACGCACTTCCCGCCGCG
This window encodes:
- a CDS encoding metalloregulator ArsR/SmtB family transcription factor, whose product is MATALFEILAEPHRRRMLDLLREQEHTVGELVDALDMSQPAVSKHLRVLRDAGLVEARVDAQRRIYALRPEPLADVDAWLAPYRRFWRGKLAALQRHLASDG
- a CDS encoding SRPBCC family protein, whose translation is MTKTTTPTSSGDRIEEQVLLHAPRARVWRALTSADELGVWFGVNLAGVTIARGAHVVGHFTIPGFEHIRFDVTIEEMVSERRFAWRWHPHAIDPTVDYSAEPRTLVTFTLEDAPEGGTLLRVVESGFDALPAARRAPAFLGDSAGWRGQLQKRLPAYLASV